Proteins co-encoded in one Vibrio fortis genomic window:
- the ribF gene encoding bifunctional riboflavin kinase/FAD synthetase, whose amino-acid sequence MELIRGIHNIKAQHHGCVLTIGNFDGVHLGHQEVLSQVSKQATALGLPSVVMTFEPQPMELFARDKAPARLTRLRDKFVQLSKLDISRLLCVNFNHYFANLSADAFIKDLLVDKLGVKFLVVGDDFCFGKGRTGNFAMLKEAGEKYGFEVVSTQSFCLNQLRVSSTEIRNALAVDDLTSSAAMLGRDYSISGRVSHGRKLGRTIGFPTANIPLKRCVSPVSGVYVVEAVDIDGSPVGGVANIGQRPTVNGVRQQLEVHFFDFKANLYGKQLEVRLLHKLRDEKKFESFDALKNQIELDAEAARVWLRQLKN is encoded by the coding sequence ATGGAACTAATCCGAGGCATTCACAATATTAAAGCGCAGCATCACGGCTGTGTATTAACCATAGGCAACTTTGATGGTGTACATCTAGGACATCAAGAAGTGTTGAGCCAGGTATCCAAGCAAGCTACGGCATTGGGTTTACCCTCTGTCGTAATGACGTTTGAACCTCAGCCCATGGAACTGTTTGCTCGTGACAAAGCCCCTGCACGATTAACTCGTTTAAGAGATAAGTTCGTGCAGCTGAGTAAGCTGGATATTAGCCGTTTATTGTGTGTCAATTTTAACCACTACTTTGCCAACCTATCTGCGGATGCTTTTATTAAAGATCTGCTGGTGGATAAACTTGGTGTGAAGTTTTTGGTGGTGGGTGATGACTTCTGCTTCGGTAAAGGTCGCACCGGCAATTTCGCTATGCTTAAAGAAGCGGGTGAAAAGTATGGTTTTGAGGTGGTGAGCACCCAAAGCTTTTGCTTAAACCAGCTGCGTGTAAGTAGCACTGAAATACGCAATGCTCTGGCGGTTGACGATTTAACCTCTAGTGCAGCCATGTTAGGGCGTGATTACAGCATTAGTGGTCGTGTATCCCATGGGCGTAAATTGGGGAGAACCATAGGCTTCCCAACGGCGAATATTCCACTTAAACGTTGTGTCTCTCCAGTCTCTGGGGTGTATGTTGTTGAAGCAGTCGACATCGATGGTTCACCCGTCGGTGGCGTTGCAAATATCGGACAACGACCAACAGTAAATGGGGTTCGCCAGCAACTAGAAGTGCATTTTTTTGACTTTAAAGCCAATTTATATGGTAAACAGTTAGAAGTACGTCTTTTGCATAAATTGCGCGACGAGAAAAAGTTTGAATCGTTCGACGCACTAAAGAATCAAATAGAATTGGATGCTGAAGCAGCAAGGGTGTGGCTGCGTCAGCTAAAGAATTAA
- the ileS gene encoding isoleucine--tRNA ligase, producing the protein MSDYKDTLNLPETGFPMRGNLANREPEMLKRWYKEDLYGEIRKAKKGKKSFVLHDGPPYANGDIHIGHALNKILKDIIIKSKTLSGFDAPYIPGWDCHGLPIELMVEKKKGKPGQKISAAEFREECRKYAAGQVEGQKESFKRLGIMGEWDKPYRTMDFGTEANIIRALGKIADNGHLLKGFKPVHWCTDCGSALAEAEVEYKDKVSPSIDVKFTAADEAALLEKFSLAEGHEGQGDISIVIWTTTPWTLPANRAVCLRDDLEYVLIQVEAHGEQPAQRIIVASELAKDVMDRAGIEHFHNLGFASGADLELTQFNHPFYDFTVPAILGDHVTTDSGTGVVHTAPGHGQEDFAVGKKYDLEVANPVGSNGVYLPDTELFAGQHVFKANDSVLEVLKEKGALLHHHAYEHSYPHCWRHKTPIIFRATPQWFVSMDQAGLRANALEAIKGVEWMPEWGQSRIEGMVEGRPEWCISRQRTWGVPIALFVHKETSELHPNTIELVEKVAQLVEQKGIQAWWDVEIADLLGEDADKYEKVLDTLDVWFDSGVTHYSVVDSREEYNGNSADLYLEGSDQHRGWFQSSLISSIAMKGEAPYKQVLTHGFVVDGNGRKMSKSIGNVVAPKDVTNKLGADILRLWVASTDYTGEVAVSDEILKRSADAYRRIRNTARFFLANLNGFNPETDLVPAEEMVALDRWAVGRAQAAQEEIVKAYGEYNTHAVTQRLMQFCSIEMGSFYLDVIKDRQYTAKKGGHAQRSCQTALYYIVEALVRWMAPIMSFTADEIWNEMPGQRDKFVFTGEWFEGLFGLAEGEELSNEFWAEIQSVRGAVNKLLEDARKEKTIGGALQAEVTLYADDALAAKINKLEDELRFVLLTSAAVVKPLSEKSDTAQATDLEGLFVEVAATEAEKCDRCWHHTPDVGTIEGHEKVCGRCVINVAGEGEVRKFA; encoded by the coding sequence ATGAGTGATTATAAAGATACCCTGAACTTACCTGAAACAGGGTTTCCAATGCGCGGCAATCTGGCAAATCGTGAGCCAGAAATGCTTAAGCGTTGGTACAAAGAAGATCTTTACGGCGAAATCCGTAAAGCGAAGAAAGGTAAAAAATCTTTCGTACTGCATGATGGCCCTCCATACGCGAACGGCGATATTCATATTGGTCACGCGCTAAACAAGATTCTTAAAGACATTATTATTAAATCTAAGACTCTGTCTGGTTTTGATGCTCCGTACATCCCAGGCTGGGACTGTCACGGTCTTCCAATCGAGCTAATGGTTGAGAAGAAGAAAGGCAAACCAGGTCAGAAAATCTCTGCGGCTGAATTCCGTGAGGAGTGTCGTAAGTACGCGGCTGGCCAAGTTGAAGGTCAAAAAGAGAGCTTTAAGCGTCTTGGTATCATGGGCGAGTGGGACAAACCATACCGCACTATGGACTTCGGCACTGAAGCAAACATCATCCGCGCTCTAGGTAAAATTGCAGACAATGGCCACCTACTGAAAGGTTTCAAACCTGTTCACTGGTGTACAGACTGTGGTTCGGCTCTAGCGGAAGCGGAAGTTGAGTACAAAGATAAAGTATCTCCATCTATCGATGTGAAATTCACAGCGGCAGATGAAGCAGCGCTTCTAGAGAAATTCTCTCTAGCAGAAGGTCACGAAGGCCAAGGCGACATCTCTATTGTTATCTGGACAACAACACCATGGACACTGCCTGCAAACCGCGCAGTATGTCTACGTGATGATCTAGAGTACGTACTTATCCAAGTTGAAGCGCATGGCGAACAGCCTGCTCAACGTATCATCGTTGCTTCTGAGCTTGCTAAAGACGTAATGGATCGTGCTGGTATCGAGCACTTCCACAACTTAGGTTTTGCAAGCGGTGCTGATCTTGAGCTAACTCAGTTCAACCACCCGTTCTACGATTTTACTGTTCCTGCGATCCTTGGTGATCACGTTACAACTGATTCTGGTACAGGTGTGGTTCACACAGCGCCAGGTCACGGTCAAGAAGACTTCGCGGTTGGTAAAAAGTACGACCTAGAAGTAGCAAACCCAGTAGGTTCAAATGGCGTTTACCTGCCAGATACAGAGCTATTCGCTGGTCAGCACGTATTCAAAGCGAACGACTCAGTACTAGAAGTACTGAAAGAGAAAGGTGCACTTTTACACCACCACGCATACGAACACAGCTACCCACACTGTTGGAGACACAAAACTCCAATCATCTTCCGTGCAACACCACAATGGTTCGTATCTATGGACCAAGCAGGTCTACGTGCAAACGCACTAGAAGCGATCAAAGGTGTTGAGTGGATGCCTGAGTGGGGTCAAAGCCGTATCGAAGGTATGGTTGAAGGTCGCCCTGAATGGTGTATCTCTCGTCAACGTACTTGGGGCGTGCCAATCGCTCTATTCGTTCACAAAGAGACATCAGAGCTGCACCCGAACACAATTGAGCTGGTAGAAAAAGTTGCTCAACTTGTTGAACAAAAAGGCATTCAAGCTTGGTGGGATGTAGAAATTGCAGACCTACTTGGAGAAGATGCTGATAAGTACGAGAAAGTACTGGATACGCTAGATGTATGGTTCGATTCAGGTGTAACACACTACTCAGTAGTTGACTCACGTGAAGAGTACAACGGTAACTCTGCAGACCTTTACCTAGAAGGTTCTGACCAACACCGTGGCTGGTTCCAGTCTTCTCTAATTTCATCTATCGCGATGAAAGGCGAAGCGCCATACAAGCAAGTGCTAACACACGGCTTCGTAGTAGACGGTAACGGCCGTAAGATGTCTAAATCTATCGGTAACGTGGTTGCACCTAAAGATGTAACTAACAAGCTAGGTGCAGATATCCTGCGTCTATGGGTTGCTTCTACAGACTACACTGGCGAAGTTGCGGTTTCTGACGAGATCCTGAAGCGTTCAGCTGATGCTTACCGTCGTATTCGTAACACCGCGCGTTTCTTCCTAGCGAACCTGAACGGTTTCAACCCAGAAACAGACCTAGTTCCTGCTGAAGAGATGGTTGCACTGGATCGCTGGGCTGTAGGTCGTGCACAAGCTGCACAAGAAGAGATCGTGAAAGCATACGGCGAGTACAACACTCATGCTGTAACTCAACGTCTAATGCAGTTCTGCTCTATCGAAATGGGTTCTTTCTATCTAGACGTAATCAAAGACCGTCAGTACACAGCGAAGAAGGGCGGCCACGCTCAACGTAGCTGTCAAACTGCGCTTTACTACATCGTAGAAGCTCTAGTTCGTTGGATGGCACCTATCATGTCGTTCACTGCAGATGAAATCTGGAACGAAATGCCAGGTCAACGCGACAAGTTCGTATTCACTGGTGAGTGGTTCGAAGGCCTATTCGGTCTTGCAGAAGGCGAAGAGCTAAGCAACGAATTCTGGGCTGAAATCCAGTCTGTTCGTGGCGCAGTGAACAAGCTTCTTGAAGATGCTCGTAAAGAGAAAACAATCGGTGGTGCACTGCAAGCTGAAGTAACTCTATACGCAGACGATGCACTAGCAGCGAAAATCAATAAGCTGGAAGACGAGCTACGCTTTGTTCTTCTAACTTCAGCAGCTGTTGTTAAGCCTCTAAGCGAGAAGAGCGATACAGCACAAGCGACAGACCTTGAAGGTCTATTCGTTGAAGTAGCGGCAACTGAAGCTGAGAAGTGTGACCGTTGTTGGCACCACACGCCAGACGTTGGCACAATTGAAGGTCACGAGAAAGTATGTGGCCGCTGTGTGATTAACGTTGCTGGTGAAGGTGAAGTGCGTAAGTTCGCATAA
- the lspA gene encoding signal peptidase II, producing MSDFSLKQSGVRWLWLALLVFLADIGIKLFVMDNMGYGWANRIEVLPFFNFLYVHNYGAAFSFLSDQGGWQRWLFTGIAFVVTGMLTYWMSKLPATEKWNNIAYAIIIGGAVGNVFDRVVHGFVVDYLDFYWGTYHWPAFNLADMGICIGAAMIILDGFRKKDESK from the coding sequence ATGAGTGATTTTTCACTAAAGCAGTCAGGCGTACGTTGGTTATGGCTGGCTTTATTGGTCTTTCTTGCGGACATTGGCATCAAGTTGTTTGTAATGGACAACATGGGTTATGGCTGGGCGAATCGTATAGAAGTTCTGCCTTTCTTTAACTTCTTGTACGTTCATAACTACGGTGCAGCTTTCAGTTTCTTAAGTGATCAAGGTGGTTGGCAACGCTGGTTGTTTACCGGAATTGCGTTTGTAGTCACAGGTATGTTGACCTATTGGATGAGCAAACTGCCGGCGACAGAAAAGTGGAATAACATCGCTTATGCAATCATCATTGGTGGTGCAGTCGGTAATGTCTTTGACCGAGTTGTTCACGGCTTTGTTGTGGACTATCTAGATTTCTACTGGGGTACATACCATTGGCCTGCATTTAACCTTGCTGATATGGGTATCTGTATCGGTGCGGCGATGATCATCTTAGATGGATTCCGCAAAAAGGATGAGAGCAAATAA
- the fkpB gene encoding FKBP-type peptidyl-prolyl cis-trans isomerase → MTAIKNDSAVTLHFTIKMKDGSVADSTENMGKPAKFVMGDGSLSENFEQCLLGLEAGTQKSIDLKAEDAFGLPNPDNVHHMDRARFAGDTEIEVGTIMAFSGRDGMEIPGIITDIAGDSVTVDFNHPLAGQDVTFDVNILAVE, encoded by the coding sequence GTGACAGCAATTAAGAATGACTCAGCAGTAACACTTCATTTTACGATTAAAATGAAAGACGGTTCCGTTGCTGACAGTACTGAAAATATGGGCAAGCCGGCTAAGTTTGTAATGGGCGATGGTAGCTTGAGCGAGAACTTTGAGCAGTGTCTATTGGGGCTAGAAGCAGGCACGCAAAAATCGATTGATTTAAAAGCGGAAGATGCGTTTGGTTTGCCTAACCCAGATAATGTTCATCACATGGATCGCGCACGTTTTGCTGGCGATACTGAGATTGAAGTCGGCACTATCATGGCTTTTTCAGGTCGTGATGGTATGGAAATCCCAGGCATCATAACCGACATTGCTGGCGACTCTGTTACGGTGGACTTTAACCATCCACTAGCAGGCCAAGACGTGACGTTTGACGTTAACATCTTAGCGGTAGAATAG
- the ispH gene encoding 4-hydroxy-3-methylbut-2-enyl diphosphate reductase, with amino-acid sequence MLANPRGFCAGVDRAISIVERALELYQPPIYVRHEVVHNRFVVEGLKQRGAIFVEELHEVPDDNIVIFSAHGVSQAVRKEAKERDLTVFDATCPLVTKVHMEVARASRKNMEVVLIGHAGHPEVEGTMGQYASDAGGMYLVEKPEDVEKLVVKDPSNLHYVSQTTLSVDETADVIEELRRVFPEIQGPRKDDICYATQNRQDAVRDMANDVDVVIVVGSKNSSNSTRLKELAEKLGTPGYLTDCPEDIQPEWVEGKNKVGVTAGASAPEELVNQILDRIRELGAEGIEEIQGREENMFFEVPKELQIKQVD; translated from the coding sequence ATGTTAGCTAACCCGCGTGGTTTTTGTGCTGGTGTTGATCGAGCGATCAGTATCGTAGAACGCGCACTGGAATTGTATCAACCTCCGATTTATGTTCGCCATGAAGTGGTGCATAACCGTTTTGTTGTTGAAGGTTTGAAGCAGCGCGGTGCGATTTTCGTGGAAGAGCTTCATGAAGTACCAGACGATAACATTGTTATCTTTTCTGCTCACGGCGTGTCTCAAGCGGTTCGTAAAGAAGCGAAAGAGCGCGACCTAACGGTTTTTGATGCGACTTGTCCTCTGGTAACCAAAGTTCATATGGAAGTGGCTCGTGCGAGCCGTAAAAATATGGAAGTGGTTTTGATTGGTCATGCTGGCCACCCTGAAGTTGAAGGCACTATGGGGCAGTATGCGAGCGATGCCGGTGGCATGTACTTGGTTGAGAAACCAGAAGATGTTGAGAAGCTGGTGGTGAAAGATCCAAGTAATCTTCATTACGTAAGCCAAACGACATTGTCGGTTGATGAGACTGCAGATGTGATCGAAGAGCTACGCCGCGTGTTCCCTGAAATCCAAGGTCCGCGCAAAGACGATATCTGTTACGCGACTCAAAACCGTCAAGATGCGGTTCGTGATATGGCGAACGATGTTGATGTGGTGATTGTTGTTGGTTCTAAGAACTCTTCAAACTCAACACGTTTGAAAGAGCTAGCTGAGAAGCTAGGTACGCCAGGTTACTTAACGGATTGCCCTGAAGACATTCAACCTGAGTGGGTTGAAGGCAAGAATAAAGTCGGTGTCACAGCAGGTGCTTCAGCGCCAGAAGAGCTAGTTAATCAAATTCTCGATCGTATCCGCGAGCTAGGGGCTGAAGGTATCGAAGAGATTCAAGGCCGTGAAGAAAATATGTTCTTCGAAGTGCCAAAAGAGCTTCAGATTAAACAAGTTGATTAA
- the btsR gene encoding two-component system response regulator BtsR, translating to MLKALVIDDELFAREELIELLTETEKVDVIGQASNAIEGLKQINHLKPDVVYLDIQMPQITGIELLSMLDPENMPYVVFVTAYDQYAIQAFEDNAFDYLLKPVEPCRLNKSVSRLCKVIKQSQLPPEQDINAIAPSHLEQIPCIGHNRIVIMASQTVECAYSDLSGVHVRSASQTASSQLTLKVLEEKTDLIRCHRQYLINIKAIQEIKLLENGLAEIITLTGFEVPVSRRYLKTLKEQLGIH from the coding sequence ATGTTAAAGGCACTAGTCATAGATGATGAGCTGTTTGCTCGTGAAGAGTTAATTGAACTACTCACTGAAACGGAAAAAGTGGATGTGATAGGTCAAGCCAGCAATGCCATCGAAGGCCTCAAGCAGATCAATCACCTTAAGCCAGACGTCGTCTATTTAGACATTCAAATGCCGCAGATTACTGGTATCGAACTGCTGAGCATGCTTGACCCAGAGAACATGCCCTATGTGGTGTTCGTTACCGCTTATGATCAATATGCGATTCAAGCCTTTGAAGACAATGCCTTTGACTACCTACTCAAGCCAGTTGAACCATGTAGGCTCAACAAAAGCGTGTCCCGTTTATGTAAGGTGATTAAGCAGAGCCAACTGCCGCCAGAACAAGATATCAATGCTATTGCGCCATCGCATCTTGAGCAGATCCCTTGTATCGGCCATAACCGCATTGTGATCATGGCGAGCCAAACGGTCGAGTGTGCCTATTCGGATCTAAGTGGTGTTCATGTTCGCAGCGCATCACAAACCGCCTCTTCGCAACTGACTCTTAAAGTCTTAGAAGAAAAGACCGATCTGATCCGTTGCCATCGCCAATATTTGATCAACATAAAAGCGATCCAAGAGATCAAGTTATTAGAAAATGGGCTTGCAGAGATCATCACTCTTACAGGCTTTGAGGTTCCTGTCAGCCGTCGCTACTTGAAGACACTCAAAGAGCAATTAGGTATTCACTAG
- a CDS encoding sensor histidine kinase: MELILSLLQQTCVYLVLAYMISKTPLILPLLSISSRLSHKVSCYILFSLFCIMGTYFGLQINDAIANTRAMGAVMGGLFGGPVVGFAVGLTGGIHRYTLGGFTDLACAISTTAEGLIGGLLHVYLVRKNKASQLFNPMVVFSVTLFAEIIQMLILLAVAKPFAQAYALVSDIAAPMIIANSVGAALFMSIIQDRKTIFEKYSATFSRRALTIAERSVGILHGGFNSDNAQKIVRIIYEETNVGAVAITDREKILAFVGIGDEHHIPNTPISSQSTLTAMEKNDIIYLDGKENPYQCSLSADCKLGSALIIPLRAGNEVVGTIKLYEPKLKLFSTINMSMGEGIAQLLSSQILFSNYQQQQTLLTQAEIKLLHAQVNPHFLFNALNTISAVTRREPDKARELIQHLSHFFRSNLKQNINTVKLKDELAHVNAYLTIEKARFTDRLEIEWDIDPLLYEVELPSFTLQPLVENAIKHGISNLLEGGKVKIYSELHQGNYRITVEDNAGSYQKPSSDHVGLGMEIVDKRLTNFFGQDSALKIESQPQQFTRMSFIIPKAL; this comes from the coding sequence ATGGAACTGATTCTCTCGCTACTTCAACAAACCTGTGTCTATTTGGTACTGGCTTATATGATCAGTAAGACGCCGCTGATCTTGCCACTACTGAGTATCTCTTCACGACTCAGTCATAAAGTGAGTTGTTATATCCTATTCTCACTGTTCTGTATCATGGGCACCTACTTCGGCTTGCAGATCAACGATGCCATTGCTAACACGCGAGCCATGGGAGCCGTCATGGGTGGTCTGTTTGGCGGGCCGGTGGTCGGCTTTGCAGTCGGCTTAACAGGCGGTATCCATCGCTACACCCTAGGCGGATTCACAGATCTCGCATGCGCGATATCGACCACAGCTGAGGGTTTAATTGGTGGGTTGCTGCATGTCTATCTGGTACGCAAGAACAAAGCGAGTCAGTTGTTTAACCCTATGGTGGTGTTTTCTGTCACCCTGTTCGCTGAAATCATTCAAATGCTGATCCTATTAGCGGTCGCTAAGCCATTCGCCCAAGCCTACGCACTAGTTTCCGATATTGCAGCGCCAATGATCATCGCTAACTCGGTCGGTGCTGCCTTGTTCATGAGCATCATCCAAGATAGAAAAACCATCTTTGAAAAGTACTCCGCAACCTTTTCTCGTCGAGCTCTAACCATTGCCGAGCGCTCGGTGGGCATCCTTCACGGTGGCTTTAACTCCGACAACGCACAAAAGATTGTTCGCATCATTTATGAAGAGACCAATGTTGGCGCAGTCGCGATCACCGACCGAGAAAAAATTCTCGCGTTTGTCGGCATTGGCGATGAACACCATATCCCTAACACTCCAATCTCTTCTCAGAGTACGCTAACAGCGATGGAGAAGAACGACATCATCTACTTGGATGGCAAAGAAAATCCATATCAGTGTTCTCTCTCTGCGGACTGTAAGCTGGGTTCAGCATTGATTATTCCACTGCGTGCCGGTAACGAAGTTGTTGGGACAATCAAACTCTACGAGCCAAAATTAAAGCTGTTTTCGACCATCAATATGTCGATGGGGGAAGGTATCGCCCAGCTGCTTTCTAGTCAGATTCTGTTTAGCAACTATCAACAACAACAAACGCTGTTGACGCAGGCTGAAATCAAGTTGCTACATGCTCAGGTTAACCCGCACTTCTTGTTCAATGCCCTGAATACTATCAGTGCCGTCACCAGACGCGAACCAGACAAAGCGCGAGAGTTGATTCAGCATTTATCACACTTCTTTAGAAGTAACCTCAAACAGAACATCAACACAGTTAAACTAAAAGATGAGTTGGCACACGTGAATGCCTACCTAACGATTGAGAAGGCACGCTTTACTGATCGCTTGGAGATTGAGTGGGATATCGATCCGCTACTTTACGAGGTCGAACTGCCAAGCTTTACCCTTCAGCCTCTGGTTGAGAACGCCATCAAGCACGGCATCTCTAACCTTCTTGAGGGCGGTAAAGTAAAGATCTATAGCGAACTGCATCAAGGTAACTACCGCATCACAGTAGAAGACAACGCAGGCAGTTATCAAAAGCCAAGCAGCGACCATGTAGGCTTAGGTATGGAGATCGTCGACAAGCGCCTAACCAATTTCTTTGGACAAGACTCAGCTCTAAAAATAGAATCTCAGCCACAGCAATTTACACGCATGAGCTTTATCATTCCAAAGGCGCTATAA